CCCCAGAGCTTGGTCCAAACTCTTGGTACCTCCTGTGAGGTGGAGTATTTATGAAATGTGTAAGGCACACAACGTACTGCCAGCTATAGGGCATTGGAGAAAACAGCCATTTTCTATAAGTAGATGTTGTGCTTTGGGCTCCCACTCCAGCTAGAGGATTTGCACCACTGCATGCCacacttaaaaaatatcagattctcttaaatgttttttacAAAGTCAATTAGTCATATTCCTCTAATATTTCATTGATACTGTATGTTTGGTTAATTGCTTTATATTTTGCCTAGAGTTATAACAATCTTGGTAGGCCTTAAGTAAAAGAAGCCTGCTTCCTCTTGGCTATGGTGCAGTTCTGggggtttttggggttttttttagtttttatttattgatttgagggggcacatcaatttgttattctacttatttatgtattcattggttgcttcttctgtgtgccctgactggagattgaacttgcaaccttgtgTTATCGGGATAATGCTCTCTAATCAGtggagctatctggccagggccctcAGAGTTCTGGATGATGATTCCTTGGTTGGAAACAGGAATGTGGCATGTATTCCAGGGTGACCCTAACTGAGGGGACTGCTCAGGTCTCCACCTGTTCTTGCCATCTGCTGCCTCACTTCACCTCCATGCTTATCATGTTTGGGTTACAAGATGTTCTTTCTAGATTTGTTCTTGACTTATGGTAGTTGTGCATTTTGTGAATCTCAAGATGATTATCTTGTCTTGTGACTACATTGTGCCCATCTGTCTTTCCAGTTCCTGGTGCAGTTTCTACAGGATTCTGGCTTCTCCATAgttttctgtgtgtcctttatcTATTTAAGTGGAGAGAGAAAATCTTTGTCTATcctttatgaaaaatatatatacagtataaGAAACAGCTTTATATGGCTGCATTCCCTTAGCTATTCAAGTTTATTAAATTAAGCATTCAATTGTTATTATGTTATAATATTGATATGCTTTTTAACACCTGTATGTATTATTACAGACTTGTGATTTTCCCCAGTTTCAGCTTATTCTGATAAGCTTTACTTACTGATCTCTTTTTAGTTGTTATAGCACAACTTGGCCAGTAGCAGCCCCTACAGCAGCTTCCCTGCCCTTTTCTGCTTCACAACTTGTGAAGACACCTCCTTTTCAGACCCAGCAAGGGATTCTTGGATCATATTGTCTTCTATTCCAAGACATGGAGTCAGGTGCTTTCCTGGGTTCTTTTAGTGGGCAGTACTATTGGAAACAGATCTGGGTCCTCTGAGTTCATTTTGTGTTGTTCTACCACAGCCTGGGGTGAGCAGGCTAATGATGTCACTACTCAAACACTTCAGGGTCAGagccagaaaatattttttaatggttatgCATACAACTTGTATATATTTCTGATTTGATTCTatctaatctttaaaaaaattttaagttgatttgacagagagagagaaatattgcttGTtactccatttatttatgcattcatttatttttttcttatatgtaccctgactggggattgaaccctcaaccttttgtaTCAGAATGAcgctctaaccatctgagctaaTTGGCCAGGGCTGATCCTTTCTTAATACCCAACTAAATTTTTAACTGTATTTATACTCACTTCTCTTCAGAACAGTTATTGATAACTGTTCTGTTGTCACTTTGTTGACAAATTACCAAATTGCCttccaaaaacattttaacaGCAACATAGGTTTGTGGTGCCAGCTGCAGTTGTAggtatatatgaagtctgtccagaaagtatccagtcatgtaatatgaaaaatagagacattattgaagaagatataatgatgcctcagtccccttcaaatagtcaccttgggacctcacacagttctcttaatcactatcagctgcccaTTCTATTTTCTTGAATCCCATCGGTGGTCTGAAAtcgcttccctttcaaaggtgattttaattttgggaaaagccagaagttgcagggtaccaaatctgggctgtagagggattcagtcacctgtgtgatttgatgttttgcaaaaaaaacttTCCATGAGACATGATACGTGGGCAGGTGCgctgtcataatgaagctgccagtcaccagttacccatagctgttgCCCTCGGAATCATTCAAATggtttctgtagaggaatgtttaagcttaaagcaaaatttgatgcagatctgttgctctagttgctcagtcgttttgaatgcaatggccacacagtacatatgctcactcaaggACATCTACCACTTCCACTGACTAATTAGTACAGCGAAGTCGTTACCGTTCATGCATgtgaattccagtccactctccttggctgccaggttatagcAATGTCGCGCaaacctttctcattatattaacaatggttggactttttctgaacaaatCTCGTACTTGATTTGTCCTAGTCTTGCCAGCTTTGGATGTCTCTGTgtattgaaaacatatttaatcatttttacctGTTAATTTACTCCCCCCtgttgaaaatgttctgtgctGTGTCTGGTTGCTTTAAATTGTCTTTGAATACtgtgtacattttcttttcttttcttttattgtaattgtgttttgtttttatttttgtaacacaaaaagagagggagaaggcaaaGTGTCAGGGCCCAGCCACATCCCCACAACAGCTTATGAGGCACATGTGTGTCTGGATTTGTTTTGAAAAGACGATTTCAGGTCTGTGTTTCAGAAAAACTTCCTGGACTGTCAGTCTTAGAGCAGAGAGgttaaaatgaaaaccttttgtCTGTTTGTCACACAAAGATCCACAAGAGGTTTGGAAAATGCCCCCTTAACAAAAGGGCCAGGGCTCTAAGGATGCGTTAACACAAAGAACTGTCCAGGAATCAAGTTGGCTGCGACTTTACAAAATCAAAAACACCAAATAACATTTCCAACTGTAGAATGctggcttaaaaaaaacaactttacatAAAGAGGAGGATCACAAAATGCACAGGTGGGGGCCCCCCCCAATACTTGCCTCTTATTTCTATTCTGAACATACTCATGGACTGGAGCAGACATGCAGTCTGGGTGGGCAGAGCGCAAGTCTCTAGGGGCTACAGGGCTGGCTCGCTGTTTGCCCGCCTGTCTGCCTGGCTTCCTTCCTGGATGACCTCTGCTGGTGCCTGGGGTCCTGCCTCAACCCTGGCCACCAAACACACTTTGCCTTGTACACCCCAGGCCTTGGCctctctgctgcttctgctgctgcaggCCACCACAGCCACGACCCTTGGCTACCACCTCTTCCTTGACCATGTCGATGACCTTGTTGAGGATGCTCAGGCACTTGATGGTGCTGCCATGGATGTAGCACTTGGGCATCTGCCAGAACTTGTCCCTGTTCCTGGATGTGCAGATCACCTCACACAGGTTGATGTTCAGCCAGTTATCGCAACTTACCAGGTGCCTGCTGTGTGTCTCCCCATTTTTAAGCTCCACCAATATTGGGTGATACTGAGCCATCTTCAGCAGTGACAACAGAAGTGTGGTGTTGgcaggggacctggctcacagtcACTTCCATTGCCGCCTGCTGTGTACATTTTTATCTCTGGTTACTTGAAGTATTTGGTACCTATCCCTTGCCCATTTCTTCATTAAAAGCCTCAGTGATTTATAGATCTGAATGAGttcttatatataaattaatgcaGTCATGTGTGATACAACTATTTTTTATAACAGCTCATTGAGATTTAAGTCATATATACCATACAGctcactcatttaaagtgtatattttaGTGGTTTTTTAGTGTGTTCCTGGAGTTGTACAAACATCTCCACCATCCAGTTCCAAAACCTCATCATTGCAAAGGGAAGCCACAGGCCCCTTAGTAttcactccccattctccccttccctcaggcccTGACAGTCACTTAACTACTTTCTGTCCatatagatttgcct
This sequence is a window from Phyllostomus discolor isolate MPI-MPIP mPhyDis1 chromosome 3, mPhyDis1.pri.v3, whole genome shotgun sequence. Protein-coding genes within it:
- the LOC114495652 gene encoding U6 snRNA-associated Sm-like protein LSm4 encodes the protein MAQYHPILVELKNGETHSRHLVSCDNWLNINLCEVICTSRNRDKFWQMPKCYIHGSTIKCLSILNKVIDMVKEEVVAKGRGCGGLQQQKQQRGQGLGCTRQSVFGGQG